From a region of the uncultured Desulfatiglans sp. genome:
- the acrC gene encoding Acryloyl-CoA reductase (NADH), producing the protein MQFQLTMEQKDIQKAAREFAEGEFRDIARECEQKEEVPRALIKKGAELGFVGVFIPEAYGGAGLGFLEQTLIAEEFWRIDPGIGQQFSSVTFGAEEFILYGTEEQKRGYLTRLVTGDAVMGFAITEPNAGSDAGAGTTSAILVDDQWIVNGNKVMIGNGTVADFMLVFCQTDAEVPTKSKRHSIILVETDNPGYEADKITGKMGIRASDTANVFFADVRVPQSNLIGTRGNGFSQLMNFFDRSRCYVSGHGVGLAQGALEMAIRHVKTREQFGQKLAGFQVTQFKIAEMATKIELARTLAYRAAGQLDSGIVDAKIVAMAKMNAGRTAVEVVDEALQLHGGYGYMDDTDVERFYRAAKVLEIYEGTKEVEKIVIGRRLLGRF; encoded by the coding sequence ATGCAGTTTCAACTGACTATGGAGCAGAAGGATATTCAGAAAGCCGCACGTGAATTTGCAGAAGGGGAGTTTCGAGATATAGCTCGGGAGTGTGAGCAGAAAGAAGAGGTTCCCCGTGCACTTATAAAAAAAGGTGCAGAACTGGGTTTTGTGGGTGTATTTATCCCGGAAGCTTATGGCGGGGCAGGTCTTGGTTTTTTGGAGCAAACGCTGATTGCTGAAGAGTTTTGGCGCATTGATCCTGGCATTGGACAGCAGTTCAGTTCTGTTACCTTTGGGGCTGAGGAGTTCATCCTTTATGGAACAGAAGAGCAAAAGCGCGGATACCTGACCAGGTTGGTAACCGGGGATGCCGTTATGGGTTTCGCTATAACCGAGCCAAATGCTGGCAGCGATGCTGGCGCGGGGACCACGAGCGCCATTCTGGTGGATGACCAATGGATCGTCAACGGCAACAAGGTTATGATTGGGAACGGAACTGTTGCCGATTTTATGCTTGTTTTTTGCCAGACTGATGCTGAGGTACCCACAAAGTCCAAACGTCACAGCATCATCTTAGTGGAGACCGACAATCCGGGCTATGAAGCCGACAAAATCACAGGAAAGATGGGAATACGGGCTTCAGACACTGCAAATGTATTTTTTGCAGATGTGCGCGTGCCCCAGAGCAATTTGATTGGTACACGGGGTAATGGTTTTAGCCAGCTAATGAATTTTTTTGATCGTTCAAGATGTTATGTTTCAGGTCACGGAGTAGGGCTGGCGCAAGGAGCTCTTGAAATGGCAATCAGGCATGTGAAAACGCGTGAACAATTTGGACAGAAGCTCGCCGGTTTTCAAGTTACCCAATTCAAAATTGCGGAGATGGCAACCAAAATTGAGTTAGCGCGCACCCTAGCATACCGAGCGGCAGGGCAATTGGATAGCGGGATTGTGGATGCCAAGATTGTTGCAATGGCGAAAATGAATGCTGGCCGGACTGCTGTCGAGGTAGTGGACGAGGCCCTACAACTTCATGGTGGATACGGATATATGGATGACACTGATGTAGAACGGTTCTACCGGGCAGCCAAGGTTCTTGAAATTTATGAAGGTACGAAAGAGGTTGAGAAGATCGTTATTGGGCGGCGCCTGCTTGGACGATTCTGA
- a CDS encoding hypothetical protein (Evidence 5 : Unknown function), translated as MIKLCKYYKIYLITSSFKGKIYVCEKFKINHIFYFLSFDFFRTDNGRSF; from the coding sequence GTGATTAAACTTTGCAAATATTATAAAATATATTTGATTACAAGTAGTTTTAAAGGAAAAATTTATGTATGTGAAAAATTTAAAATTAATCATATTTTCTATTTTCTTTCCTTTGATTTTTTCCGGACCGACAATGGCAGGTCATTTTGA
- a CDS encoding Response regulator receiver domain protein: protein MMGKNLLQGKRILLVDDESDVLDALQEELDMASLSRASTFEEAKLLLENQHFDIAILDIMGVNGYELLEIARKKNIISLMLTAHALSTDNIVKARQEGAASFLPKEEMKNIIEHLSDLLEAKEKGKDYWWHWYEKMSNFCGDKFGPNWQDKDREFWEALRKLSL from the coding sequence ATGATGGGAAAAAATTTGCTTCAAGGGAAAAGGATTCTCTTGGTTGATGATGAATCTGATGTGCTTGACGCACTTCAGGAAGAATTGGATATGGCAAGTTTGAGTAGAGCTTCCACATTTGAAGAAGCAAAATTACTTCTTGAAAATCAACATTTTGATATTGCAATTCTAGATATAATGGGTGTTAACGGATATGAGTTGTTGGAAATTGCTCGAAAGAAAAATATTATTTCTCTGATGCTTACAGCGCATGCGTTAAGCACTGACAATATTGTAAAAGCTCGGCAGGAGGGCGCTGCTTCTTTTTTACCAAAAGAGGAAATGAAAAATATCATCGAACATCTGTCGGATCTGTTAGAGGCAAAGGAAAAAGGTAAGGACTATTGGTGGCATTGGTATGAAAAGATGTCCAATTTCTGTGGTGATAAGTTTGGACCAAATTGGCAGGATAAGGATCGGGAATTCTGGGAGGCGCTAAGGAAATTGTCTTTATGA
- a CDS encoding hypothetical protein (Evidence 5 : Unknown function): protein MMFFASIGVNLLLCLCDGLELACAHLYDFHDINRNYHTG from the coding sequence ATGATGTTTTTCGCCAGTATCGGCGTAAACCTACTCCTTTGCTTGTGTGATGGATTAGAGCTCGCCTGCGCGCATTTATATGATTTCCATGATATTAATAGGAATTATCATACCGGGTGA
- a CDS encoding hypothetical protein (Evidence 5 : Unknown function) — protein sequence MTFGLCGYLSISLAKNKHKIGNSSVPNHNLVAVDDPLVIHQNGARGPRASIAASIWLGYSETHNGIPGYQPGQVSALLLFCSIKDELLSPKGNRTELLSNARINAPKLFSNQRLLQKTKTCPAISFRDKYTHKTQFCTFFYKCTGNLFFLLTLPSYISKLPFCKFTCGFLNILLLHSQLKLHYDILSLTNF from the coding sequence GTGACGTTTGGACTTTGTGGGTACCTCAGCATCAGTCTGGCAAAAAACAAGCATAAAATCGGCAACAGTTCCGTTCCCAATCATAACCTTGTTGCCGTTGACGATCCATTGGTCATCCACCAGAATGGCGCTCGTGGTCCCCGCGCCAGCATCGCTGCCAGCATTTGGCTCGGTTATAGCGAAACCCATAACGGCATCCCCGGTTACCAACCTGGTCAGGTATCCGCGCTTTTGCTCTTCTGTTCCATAAAGGATGAACTCCTCAGCCCCAAAGGTAACAGAACTGAACTGCTGTCCAATGCCAGGATCAATGCGCCAAAACTCTTCAGCAATCAGCGTTTGCTCCAAAAAACCAAGACCTGCCCCGCCATAAGCTTCCGGGATAAATACACCCACAAAACCCAGTTCTGCACCTTTTTTTATAAGTGCACGGGGAACCTCTTCTTTCTGCTCACACTCCCGAGCTATATCTCGAAACTCCCCTTCTGCAAATTCACGTGCGGCTTTCTGAATATCCTTCTGCTCCATAGTCAGTTGAAACTGCATTATGATATCCTTTCTCTTACTAACTTTTAG
- a CDS encoding hypothetical protein (Evidence 5 : Unknown function) yields MEVWMMRFHSNEFMDTEGHEIYMGDGKHIDLTQDILLLRPIYSTKYWIFDCQIPVSRLKIDNFPGCDNSSSGMGDVWVNAWIRNENAEKKWRPFGINFAPGFGIKFPIGEYDCDRSVNLGSNQYDARFDLRFSKFFFDGCPLGGTGKWAIEGAVEYTYRFENQDINIKPGNRVDWLIGPAVSVGQSMRVGWDIGGNFKERDETDSGRELTDFPGQSWGRKIWTGPTFYYVITPQIYLSAYAAIDIDVRNQAKGVLYYLRWIFYWPKKS; encoded by the coding sequence ATGGAGGTCTGGATGATGAGATTTCACTCAAATGAGTTCATGGATACTGAAGGTCACGAGATATATATGGGTGACGGGAAACACATCGATCTGACACAGGACATACTGCTCCTACGGCCGATTTATTCTACCAAGTACTGGATATTCGATTGCCAGATCCCTGTTTCGCGGTTGAAGATAGATAATTTCCCTGGTTGTGATAATTCATCTTCCGGCATGGGTGATGTTTGGGTGAATGCCTGGATACGAAATGAAAACGCTGAAAAAAAATGGAGGCCTTTCGGAATAAATTTTGCTCCAGGTTTCGGCATCAAATTCCCTATTGGGGAATATGATTGCGATAGAAGTGTAAATCTTGGCAGCAATCAGTATGATGCACGGTTCGATCTACGTTTCTCCAAATTTTTCTTTGATGGTTGCCCTCTTGGTGGAACTGGAAAATGGGCCATTGAGGGCGCTGTAGAGTATACTTATCGTTTTGAAAATCAGGATATAAACATTAAACCCGGAAACCGTGTCGATTGGCTTATAGGTCCGGCTGTCAGCGTCGGCCAAAGCATGCGAGTTGGCTGGGATATCGGTGGAAATTTTAAGGAGAGAGACGAAACCGACAGCGGTCGGGAGTTAACCGATTTTCCCGGGCAATCGTGGGGTAGGAAAATTTGGACAGGTCCCACATTTTATTATGTTATTACCCCACAGATTTATCTGAGTGCTTATGCGGCGATTGATATTGATGTGAGAAATCAGGCAAAAGGTGTCTTATATTACTTGCGGTGGATTTTCTACTGGCCTAAAAAGTCATGA
- a CDS encoding conserved exported hypothetical protein (Evidence 4 : Unknown function but conserved in other organisms) has translation MKWSLSQTAARLLVSIVLAFCAGACGQDSQEPKPSEKAQEAPPAAVMDERPDASPAEETGEAGETASSTEPAPEEGPARTAEDEAPSAEPAAPEGAEEQAAEEATVSGKPADSGAPGEKAAPPAADFPEDLKMITIYHASYPEHKKGPVPFSHGVHVNEYQIGCGECHHDENGEPLANLAVGDPVQKCAECHPVPAAPEDEDEYQRAMHKNCRTCHAAHNKETGTKDAPVLCNQCHKGK, from the coding sequence ATGAAATGGTCATTGTCGCAGACCGCCGCAAGGCTTCTCGTAAGCATCGTTCTTGCATTTTGTGCAGGGGCGTGCGGCCAGGATTCCCAGGAACCGAAACCCTCTGAAAAAGCGCAGGAAGCGCCACCAGCGGCTGTGATGGACGAAAGGCCTGACGCCTCCCCGGCCGAGGAGACAGGCGAGGCCGGAGAAACGGCCTCGTCAACCGAGCCGGCGCCCGAGGAAGGTCCTGCGCGGACAGCGGAGGACGAAGCGCCGTCTGCGGAGCCTGCCGCCCCCGAGGGAGCGGAGGAGCAAGCCGCCGAAGAGGCGACCGTGAGCGGCAAACCTGCAGACAGTGGAGCCCCGGGAGAAAAAGCGGCGCCCCCCGCCGCAGACTTCCCGGAAGATCTGAAGATGATCACGATCTACCATGCATCCTACCCGGAGCACAAGAAAGGGCCTGTGCCCTTTTCGCACGGGGTTCACGTCAACGAGTACCAGATCGGATGCGGTGAATGCCATCACGATGAAAACGGAGAACCGTTGGCGAATCTCGCCGTTGGCGACCCGGTTCAGAAATGCGCCGAATGCCACCCCGTCCCCGCCGCCCCGGAAGACGAGGATGAATACCAGCGCGCTATGCACAAGAACTGCCGCACCTGCCACGCCGCACACAACAAGGAGACCGGTACGAAAGACGCCCCCGTGCTGTGCAACCAGTGCCATAAGGGAAAATAG